The sequence below is a genomic window from Pongo abelii isolate AG06213 chromosome 15, NHGRI_mPonAbe1-v2.0_pri, whole genome shotgun sequence.
ATTGGTTCTCCATATTTGACTAATGTCTTTTAATGCTATTTCCATGATTTTTAGCATTTCTGAAAATTTCATACATGTGGCTAGTTTCCAGACATAATACTTGTCATCGTCCATTGtgtaattctctctttttttctctcctacaGCAACTTCCCAGCCAGAAGACAGTCGTGGTGGAAGCAGGGAAAAAGCAGAAGGccccaaagaagagaaaaaagaaagatcctAATGAACCTCAGAAACCAGTTTCAGCATATGCTTTATTCTTTCGTGATACACAGGCTGCCATCAAGGGACAGAATCCTAATGCCACTTTTGGTGAGGTTTCAAAAATTGTGGCCTCCATGTGGGATAGTCTTGGAGAGGAGCAAAAACAGGTGAGCAAATATTGAGGAACTAGTAGTGAATGTTCCAGAagtttttaaagagataaaaattgaggttttcttttttcttacatgTCCTTATCTATTATCAGCTGTTTGTTAATGACACTTAAATATCATCCCTTGTCTTCGAAGTTGCAGCCATACACTGACTCCAGAAaacctatttaaattttttttttttgagacagagtctcgctctgtcacccaggctggagtacagtgccgcgatctcagctcactgcaagctccgcctcctgggttcacgccattctcctgcttcagtctcctgagtagctgggactactgggactacaggtgcttgccaccacactgggctaattttgtttttgtatttttagtagagatggggtttcaccatgttagccaggatggtcttgatctcctgaccttgtgatccgcccacctcggcctcccaaagtgctgggattacaggcgtgagccactgcccccggcctatttaaaaattattaataggctgagtgtggtggctcatgcctttaatcccagcactttgggaggccagggtaggaggattgcttgagcccatgagttcgagaccaacctgggcaacatagggagacctccgtctcacagaaaattagctgggtgcagtggcatgcgcctttggtcccagctatggaggctgaggtgggaggattgcttgagttcaggatgtaaaggctgcaatgagccatgtttgtgccagtgcactccagcctgggtgacagagcaagaccctggctcaaataaataataattgttacaggctgggcacggtggctcacgcctgtaatcccagcactttgggaggccgaggcaggcagatcacgaagtcaggagatcaacaccatcctggctgacatggtgaaaccccgactctactaaaaatacaaaaaaaatagccgggtgtggtggcatgcttgaaatcccagctactcgggaggctgaggcaggagaattgcttgaacccgggaggcggaggttgcggtgagccaagatcgtgccattgcacttgagcctgggcaacaagagtgaaactccatctcaaaaaatagtaataattgttATAAAAGTACTGCATCTTTACAATAACTCTCTAAAATAGCTACCCTCTTTTAAGGTGGGAACTGGAGCCCACTGCCCAGTTAAGGTCATATAACATTTAAGTGGCAAAGTTGAGACACAATCCAGGTTCTTTAACTCTTCCCATGTGCTTTCCACTAATAATGTCTCCTATAATTCCTCACGTAGtgtccttctgttcagtttttagatATTTAACTTTTCTAAGTCTCATTTTTCCCCCATTTATAAAATTAGGCTATTACTTGATAAGCCGCATGATGTGGCTAACTCTCAAATCCACTACCAAGTTTGgatttagaattatttatttgtttgtttgtttttgagatagaatttcgctcttgttacccaggctgcagtgcaatggtgcaatctcagctcactgcaacttccacctcctgggttcaagtgattctcctgcctcagcctcccaagtagctgggattactggcatgtgctgccacacccggctaatgttgtatttttagtagagacagggtttcactgtgttggtcaggctggtgccgaactcctaacctcaggtgatccgcctgccttggcctcccaacgtgctgggattacaggtgtgagccaccgcacttggcctatttttttctttctttttctgttttggatttagagtttaaaaactttttagaGCTAGCCCAGATTCAAAGGAGGGGAAATAGGCTTCAGCTCTTGAAGGGAGAAAGGTCATATGGGAGGAGTTCTTGTGGCCATCTTTGCAAACAATTTACCACATTCCATAAGGGAAAATATACTGGTTAGACACAGTCCCAGGCTAAGACACAGTTTTTGGATTAgggtttattttgtatttacttatttttttttttgagacagagtctcgctgtgtcgcccaggctggagtgtagtagcacgatcttggctgactgcaagctctatctcccaggttcacaccattctcctgcctcagcctcctgagtagctggactacaggcgcccaccaccacgccaggctagttttgtttttgtatttttagtagagatggggtttcaccgtgttagccaggatggtctcgatctcctgacctcgtgatctggccaccttggcctcccaaagtgctgggattacaggtgtgagccaccgcgcctggcagattagggtttatttttgttacagaagTGAGCATGAGTTGATGTTTGCCTTAAATGTAGCtattcttggccgggtgcggtggctcacgcctgtaatcccagcactttgggaggcagaggcgggcggatcacgaggtcaggagatcgagactatcctggctaacacagcgaaaccccgtctctactaaaaatacaaaaaattagctgggcgttgtggcggggacctgtaatcccagctacttgggaggctgaggcaggagaatggcgtgaacccgggaggcagagcttgcagtgagccgagattgtgccactgcactccagcctgggcgacacagcgagactctgtctcttaaaaaaaaaaaaaaaaaaaatgtagctattcttgcctggcacagtggctcacacctgtaatcccagcactttgggaggctgaggtgggcggatcatgaggtcaggagatcgagaccatcctggctaacatggtgaaaccccgtctctactaaaagtacaaaaaattagccgggcgtggtggcaggtgcctatagtcccagctactcgggaggctgaagcaggagaatggcgtgaacctgggaggcagagcttgcagtgagctgagatcgcgccactgcactcgagcctgggcgagagcacgactctgtcttaaaagaaaattaaaaataaaataaaataaatgtagcaaaataaaataaatgtagctaTTCTTGCCAGACTCCTGTCAATTGGTTGTCTTTCAGAGGTATGCTCAGTGGAGTGAGTCTGCCATGGAGGTTGTCTTGACTGTTAGCTTTCAGAATTGTATTCACTGATGGAGCTTATCAGTGATTAGACTAAGATGAATTGTCATTCATTGATAAATAATACAGAACTATCAGTCTTTCCTAGGAGTAtggggagtttttttttgtttgtttgttttaaactctcttttttgcAGGTATATaagaggaaaactgaggctgcCAAGAAAGAGTATCTGAAGGCACTGGCTGCTTACAAAGACAACCAGGAGTGTCAGGTAAGAGGGATAGGATAGATGAATACTTAAACCAGTAAGAAGTTTTCTGGAAGTGTTTGTTAGCAGTTTTAAGAAGTAAATACCACCAAGTGATTGATTGATACACtgatttatgtcttcttttaggCCACTGTGGAAACAGTGGAATTGGATCCAGCACCACCATCACAAACTCCTTCTCCACCTCCTATGGCTACTGTTGACCCAGCATCTCCAGCACCAGCTTCAATAGAGCCCCCTGCCCTGTCCCCATCCATTGTTGTTAACTCCACCCTTTCATCCTATGTGGCAAACCAGGCATCTTCTGGAGCTGGGGGTCAGCCCAATATCACCAAGTTGATTATTACCAAACAAATGTTGCCGTCTTCCATTACTATGTCTCAAGGAGGGATGGTTACTGTTATCCCAGCCACAGTGGTGACCTCCCGGGGGCTCCAACTAGGCCAAACCAGTACAGCTACTATCCAGCCCAGTCAGCAAGCCCAGATTGTCACTCGGTCAGTGTTGcaggcagcagctgctgctgctgctgctgcttctatgCAACTGCCTCCACCCCGACTACAGCCCCCTCCATTACAACAGATGCCACAGCCCCCGACTCAGCAGCAAGTTACCATTCTGCAGCAGCCTCCTCCACTCCAGGCCATGCAACAGCCTCCACCTCAGAAAGTTCGAATCAATTTACAGCAACAGCCTCCTCCTCTGCAGATCAAGAGTGTGCCTCTACCCACTTTGAAAATGCAGACTACCTTAGTCCCACCAACTGTGGAAAGTAGTCCTGAGCGGCCTATGAACAACAGCCCTGAGGCCCATACAGTAGAGGCAACTTCTCCTGAGACTATCTGTGAGATGATCACAGATGTAGTTCCTGAGGTGAGCCTTTGTTTTTAAGTCTTTAGTCTAGTggaaatgtataaaaatgtttttggttGACCCAATAAAAGTGGGGGTTGCTACTAGCATTTAATGCCCAGCAACCAGGAGCACGAAACATCCTGCAGATGGGAGTTCCTTGCAGCAATGACTTGTCCTACCCAAGGTACTcatactggtttttgttttgttttgttttgtttgagatggagtttcactcattgcccaggctggagtgcaatggtgcgatctcggctcactgcaacctctacctcctgggttcaagcgattctcctgcctcagcctcccgagtggctgggattacagggatgcgccatcatgtgtggctaattttgtatttttagtagagacagtttctccatgttggtcaggctggtctcgatctcctgatctcaggtgatctgcctgcctcagcctcccaaagtgctgggattacaggtgtgagccgctgcacccgccctgtttttttttttgttttgttttgtttttgtttgtttgtttcttgagacagagtctcgctgtgttgcctgggccggagtgcagtggtgtaatcttggctcactgcaatctccacctcctggttcaagtgattctcctgcctcagcctcctgagtagctgggattacaggcgcccaacactacgcccagctaattttttgtatttttattagagacggagtttcaccatgttcattgggctggtcttgaactcctgacctcgtgattcgcccgcttcggcctcccagagtgcagggattacaggcgtgagccaccgcgtgccCCATAGTGTTTTTAGTGAGATACGTTAAGACAGTCTTCTGTCCCAGACCACTCCTTAACTAAGCAGAGGTCACTAGTTCAACTGGACAGGATATAGCCTAAACAGTTATTTTTCAGAGTTGTTTGCCCAAGGATCCTAAACTTTGGACATACAAAGCTTTTCATTTCTCCTAGGTCTTAAGTTCCTTAGCTTGATGTTTTAAATGTGTGTGGGGCAGGGGGTATAGCCAGAAAAATTTAATTGGTTCATACCATTGTTTTTTCAAAACAGACATAAATatggccaggtgtgctggctcacacctgtaatcccagcattttgggaggccaaggcaggtggatcacctgaggtcaggagttcacgaccagcctggccaacatggtgaaaccctgtctctactaacaatacaaaaaattagctggggccggaagtggtggctcatgcctgtaatcccagcactttgggaggccgaggtgggcggatcacgaggtcaggagatcgagaccatcctggctaacacggtgaaaccctgtctccactaaaaaatacaaaaaaaattagccgggtatggtggcagtcgcctgtagtcccagctactctggaggctgaggcaggagaatggcgggaacctgggaggcggagcttgcagtgagctgagatcgtgccactgcactctagcctgggagacagagcgagactccgcctcaaaaaaaaaaaaaaaaaaaaattaacttggcacggtggtgggcgcctgtaatcccagctccttgggaggctgaggcaggagaatcgcttgaacccaggaggcggaggttgcagtgagctgagatcgtgccactgcactccagtctgggcaacagagcaagactccgtctcaaaaaaaacaaaaaaaaccccactaccTCTCTATTCCCACTACTTCACTTGACTAGCCAGGCTTAACGGGGGAAAAAAGCATTAGCACATGGCCACCTTTCTCCTGATGGGAAAAATCTTCCGCCATTCTGCTTGGCAAAGTTCTGAAGCTGGACTATAGAGGGGAGACCAAGAACTCACCTTCTTCTGCAGTTTTGCCCCCCAGTGTGAGGAATTGTAATACCTGTTGCTTCATTGGTTTCTACAGATAATTTAGCTACCTAGCTAGCTAGGCAGGGAGCAATCTAATCCACCTTGGTGCTCTCTTCTTCTCACAGGTTGAGTCTCCTTCTCAGATGGATGTTGAATTGGTGAGTGGGTCTCCTGTGGCACTCTCACCCCAGCCTCGATGTGTGAGGTCTGGTTGTGAGAACCCTCCCATTGTGAGTAAGGACTGGGACAACGAATACTGCAGCAATGAGTGTGTGGTGAAGCACTGCAGGTGAGCTTACAGTTAGTTCCCTCTTTTGTAATTCAGATACTGGTCAATTCTATTGGGAAACATGGTAATCTTGAGCATAAAATCAGCATCTCAGT
It includes:
- the TOX4 gene encoding uncharacterized protein LOC100189804 (The RefSeq protein has 3 substitutions compared to this genomic sequence): MEFPGGNDNYLTITGPSHPFLSGAETFHTPSLGDEEFEIPPISLDSDPSLAVSDVVGHFDDLADPSSSQDGSFSAQYGVQTLDMPVGMTHGLMEQGGGLLSGGLTMDLDHSIGTQYSANPPVTIDVPMTDMTSGLMGHSQLTTIDQSELSSQLGLSLGGGTILPPAQSPEDRLSTTPSPTSSLHEDGVEDFRRQLPSQKTVVVEAGKKQKAPKKEKKKDPNEPQKPVSAYALFFRDTQAAIKGQNPNATFGEVSKIVASMWDSLGEEQKQVYKRKTEAAKKEYLKALAAYKDNQECQATVETVELDPAPPSQTPSPPPMATVDPASPAPASIEPPALSPSIVVNSTLSSYVANQASSGAGGQPNITKLIITKQMLPSSITMSQGGMVTVIPATVVTSRGLQPGQTSTATIQPSQQAQIVTRSVLQAAAAAAAAASMQLPPPRLQPPPLQQMPQPPTQQQVTILQQPPPLQAMQQPPPQKVRINLQQQPPPLQIKSVPLPTLKMQTTLVPPTVESSPERPMNNSPEAHTVEATSPETICEMITDVVPEVESPSQMDVELVSGSPVALSPQPRCVRSGCENPPIVSKDWDNEYCSNECVVKHCRDVFLAWVASRNSNTVVFVK